A genomic segment from Plasmodium sp. gorilla clade G2 genome assembly, chromosome: 3 encodes:
- a CDS encoding golgi organization and biogenesis factor, putative encodes MKDVCTATDLDDKFIKDEKKENVLLKRSLLLSKNMYVGNDILTPYNYNLLAYDQNINKRITILDEDNDDDNVINKELKEISTLALSDGKNIKTHEELYKENELKNRKRNIRENVLKRLTCIKMNINMRELDEYSCVKKLYIKKCENNDIQKENDINKKNKKKHKKKKKQSIISSIINDDETYRNDNNYNNYYNIIDNLSYNVHEEKSNNDVNTQNSLLPYTNDGKINNTNNLNNLGPIIKKSDDNILSSDVLKHIKTLDIYKKIKKPKWHFPYKLYRVILGHSGWVNCVDVDISNEWFATGSNDRLIKIWDLASCKLKLTLTGHINAIRDIKISKKNPYLFSCGEDNRVKCWDLEYNKVIRDYHGHLSGVYCLSLHPSLDLLMSGGRDAVVRVWDIRTKSSVFVLSGHTGTVMSICSQSVEPQVVSGSQDKMIRLWDLNNGKCRIALTHHKKSIRSLSIHPFEYSFCSCGTDNVKVWCGADAEFDRNITGFNSIINCSLIKQDAYFNDSSILILGSNNGQLHFYDWSSGYKYDTLSNKVVPGTVECENSTLSMAFDKSESRLITTHGDKSIKIWKENEDATPENFPIKWNPYENFKF; translated from the exons atgaAAGATGTTTGTACTGCTACTGATTTAGatgataaatttataaaagatgaaaagAAGGAAAATGTATTATTGAAAAGAAGCTTGTTGTTATCgaaaaatatgtatgtaggaaatgatatattaacacCATATAACTATAATTTATTGGCCTATGAccagaatataaataaacgaATTACAATCCTTGATgaagataatgatgatgataatgttATTAATAAAGAACTGAAAGAAATATCAACTTTAGCTTTATCAGAtgggaaaaatataaaaacacacGAAGAATTATACAAAGAAAATGAActtaaaaatagaaaacGTAATATAAGAGAAAATGTGTTAAAAAGATTAACGtgtataaaaatgaatattaatatgaGAGAATTAGATGAATATTCTTGTGtaaaaaagttatatataaaaaaatgtgaaaataatgatatacaaaaggaaaatgatataaacaagaaaaataaaaaaaaacataaaaagaaaaagaaacaatCAATTATTAGTAGtattataaatgatgatgaaacatatagaaatgataataattataataattattataatatcatagATAATTTGAGTTATAATGTACATGaagaaaaaagtaataatgaTGTAAATACACAAAATAGTTTATTACCTTATACAAATGatggaaaaataaataatacgaATAATCTAAATAATCTTGGTCCCATTATAAAAAAGtcagatgataatatattaagtaGTGATgtattaaaacatataaaaacattagatatttataaaaagattAAAAAACCTAAATGGCATTTCccttataaattatatagagTAATTTTAGGACATTCAGGTTGGGTTAATTGTGTTGATGTTGATATAAGCAATGAATGGTTTGCAACTGGATCTAATGATCGTTTAATTAAGATATGGGATTTGGCTAGctgtaaattaaaattaacatTAACAGGTCATATTAATGCTATAagagatataaaaatatcaaaaaaaaatcctTATCTATTTAGTTGTGGAGAAGATAATAGAGTAAAATGTTGGGAtttagaatataataaagtaaTAAGAGATTATCATGGACATTTATCAGGTGTATATTGTTTATCATTACATCCATCTTTAGATTTATTAATGAGTGGAGGAAGAGATGCTGTTGTTAGAGTTTGGGATATAAGAACAAAAAGTTCTGTTTTTGTATTATCTGGTCATACAGGTACTGTTATGTCTATATGTTCTCAATCAGTAGAACCTCAAGTAGTGTCAGGTTCTCAGGACAAAATGATAAGATTATGGGATTTAAATAATGGGAAATGTAGAATTGCTTTAACACATCATAAGAAAAGTATAAGATCTTTATCTATACATCCATTTGAGTATAGTTTTTGTAGTTGTGGTACAGATAATGTAAAAGTGTGGTGTGGTGCGGATGCAGAATTTGATAGAAATATTACAGGGTTCAATTCTATAATTAACTGTAGTTTAATTAAACAAGATGCATATTTTAATGATTCttctattttaatattaggAAGTAATAATGGTCAAttacatttttatgattGGTCAAGTGGATATAAATATGACACATTATCAAATAAAGTTGTACCTGGAACGGTGGAATGTGAAAATTCAACTCTTTCCATGGCATTTGATAAAAGTGAAAGTCGATTGATAACAACACATGGTGACAAATCAATTAAG atttggaaagaaaatgaagatgCAACTCCAGAAAATTTTCCGATAAAATGGAATCCttatgaaaattttaaattttaa
- a CDS encoding cytoadherence linked asexual protein 3.2 has protein sequence MASFFKTPVIILVLFLYLHEKVLCSINENENAIENINENLNEIETVNQTINGYDNIDQLKSMIGNDELHKNLTILEKLILESLEKDKLKYPVLKQENEKFLDISKFKKKNITDANDESYIIPTVQNNFHDIVKYEHLMKKQLIEIYNSDISDIIKKKIFIVRTLKTIKLMLIPLDSYKQNNDLRFALEELNNVFISKNVEEKTASPLGDHGTFFTNLLTRFKNIISGVYDIQHSQQIKPKRELLILEDNKIDVMDSNDFFFTTNSNINFMEALDDITNQYGLGLINHLGPHLIALGHFIVLKLALKNYNSYFQAKSIKFFSWQKILEFSMSDRFKVLDMMCDHESVYYTEKKRRKTYLKVDRSHTSMECNILEYLIHYFNKYQLEIIKTTQDTDFDLHGMMEHKYIKDYFFSFMCNDPKECIIYHTNQFKKEANEENTFPEEPNREISAYNIYLNYYYFMKRYSSYGTKKTLYVHLLNLTGLLNYDTRAYVTSLYLPGYYNTVEMSFTEEKEFSTLFEKLIQCIEKCHSDQTYTISKDSNFLNDITKCDLCKGAFLYTNMKFDEVPSMMQKFYVYLTKGLKIQKVSSLMRTLDVYQDYSNFLSHDINWYTFLFLFRLTSFKDISTKNIAEAMYLNIKDEDTFNRTVVTNYWFPSPIKKYYTLYVRKHIPNNLVDELEKLMKVGTLEKMKKSLTFLVHVNSFLQLDFFHQLNEPPLGLPRSYPLSLILEHKFKDWMISSPAGFYFSNYHNPYIRKDLHDKVLSQKFEPPKMNQWNKVLKSLIECAYDMYFDQRHVKNLYKYHNIYNINNKLMLMRDSMELYKTHFDDVLFFADIFNMRKYITATPTYKKVIDRVYHTLHSIMGNSVNFYNYGIIYGFKVNKDILKEVVDELFSIYNFNTDIFSDTSFLQTVYLLFRRIEETYRTQRRDDRMSVNNVFFMNVANNYSKLNKEEREKEIHNSMASRYYAKTMFAAFQMLFSTMLSNNVDHLDKAYGLSENIQVATSTSAFLTFAYVYNGSIMDSMTNSLLPPYAKKPITQLKYGKTFVFSNYFMLASKMYDMLNYKNLSLLCEYQAVASANFYSAKKVGQFIGRKFLPITTYYLIFRISWTHAITTGCHLIPQLTDPKYDANSVSTGKHCSGYHSTDSSSITNSYKSPQSFFFSHSLAGQASQYLFFYFFTNLYLDAGKHFPGGFGPAIKEQTQHVSEKTYERKPSVHSFNRNFFMELANGFMYAFCFFTISQMYAYFENINFYITSNFRFLERYYGVFNKYFINYARTKLKEFTSDLLIKYQREAYLNMKKYGYLGEVIASRLSPKDKIMNYLHDTNEETMSNLRRYDMEHAFKNKMATYVDDFAFFDDCGKNEQFLNERCDYCPVVEEVEETQLQPQLLSHTDETTNVSKESTSTYIDVEKINESVSVESDDEKDLDVPDDELMVARFH, from the exons ATGGCTTCGTTTTTTAAAACTCCAGTCATTATTTTAGTTTTGTTTTTATACTTACATGAAAAGGTACTATGTtcaataaatgaaaatgaaaatgcaatagaaaatataaacgAAAATTTAAACGAAATTGAAACTGTTAATCAAACTATAAATGGATATGACAATATTGATCAATTAAAATCCATGATTGGAAATGATGAACTACATAAGAATTTAACAATActagaaaaattaattttagaATCGTtagaaaaagataaattaaaataccCTGTCCTTAaacaagaaaatgaaaagttCCTAGACATATcgaaatttaaaaaaaaaaatattacagaCGCTAATGATGAATCTTACATTATACCTACCGTCCAAAACAATTTTCATGATATTGTCAAATATGAACATCTTATGAAAAAACAATTAATAGAAATTTATAATTCTGATATTTCAGAtataattaagaaaaaaatatttattgtaaGAACATtgaaaacaataaaattaatgCTTATACCGTTAGATTcgtataaacaaaataatgatttaaGATTTGCCCTcgaagaattaaataatgtatttatatcaaaaaatgtTGAAGAGAAAACCGCTAGTCCTTTAGGTGACCACGGAACGTTTTTTACCAATTTGTTAACtcgttttaaaaatattatatctgGAGTTTATGATATTCAACATTCACAGCAAATAAAACCTAAAAGGGAATTACTTATATTAGAAGATAACAAAATAGATGTAATGGATTCGaacgattttttttttacgacCAACTccaatataaattttatggaAGCTTTAGATGATATAACTAATCAATATGGATTAGGGTTAATTAATCATTTGGGTCCTCATCTAATAg ccCTGGGACATTTTATTGTTTTGAAACTAGctcttaaaaattataatagttATTTCCAAGCAAAaagtataaaattttttagttGGCAAAAAATTTTAGAATTCTCCATGTCTGATCGATTTAAAGTTCTTGATATGATGTGTGATCATGAATCTGTCTATTACACAGAGAAAAAACGTAGAAAAACGTACTTGAAAGTTGATCGATCACACACAAGTATGGAATGTAATATATTGGaatatttaatacattattttaataaatatcaattagaaataattaaaacGACACAAGATACGGATTTTGACTTACACGGTATGATggaacataaatatataaaagattatttcttttcattcATGTGTAATGATCCTAAagaatgtattatttatcatacgaatcaatttaaaaaagaagcaAACGAAGAAAACACGTTCCCAGAAGAACCTAACCGTGAAATAAgtgcatataatatatatttgaattattattatttcatgaAACGTTATAGTTCCTAtggaacaaaaaaaacattatatgtccatttattaaatttaacaGGGCTTctaa ATTATGATACAAGAGCGTATGTCACATCACTTTATTTACCAGGATATTATAACa ctgTCGAAATGTCATTTACTGAAGAGAAGGAGTTTTCAACACTCtttgaaaaattaatacaat gTATTGAAAAATGCCATTCAGATCAAACATATACAATATCAAAAGATAGTAATTTCCTTAATGATATAACAAAATGTGATTTGTGTAAAGGAGCCTTTTTATACACAAAca tgAAATTTGATGAAGTACCTTCGATGATGCaaaaattttatgtataCTTAACTAAAGGGCTCAAAATACAAAAAGTATCATCACTAATGAGAACATTAGATGTCTATCAAGATTACAGTAATTTCTTATCACATGATATTAATTGGTACACTttcctatttttatttagacTTACAAGTTTTAAAG atATTTCAACCAAAAATATCGCTGAAGCaatgtatttaaatataaaagatgaagaTACCTTCAACAGAACCGTCGTGACCAACTATTGGTTCCCTTCtcctataaaaaaatattatacattatatGTTAGAAAACACATTCCAAACAATTTAGTAGAtg AATTGGAAAAATTAATGAAAGTTGGAACActagaaaaaatgaaaaaatctCTCACATTTTTGGTCCATGTAAATTCGTTTTTACAACTAGATTTTTTCCATCAATTGAATGAACCACCTCTAGGATTACCAAGATCCTATCCTTTATCGTTAATTCTCGAACATAAATTTAAAGATTGGATGATTAGTTCGCCAGCAGggttttatttttctaattATCACAATCCATATATACGAAAAGATTTACACGATAAAGTGTTATCACAAAAATTTGAACCTCCTAAAATGAATCAATGGAACAAAGTTTTGAAATCCTTAATAGAGTGCGCATATGATATGTATTTTGATCAACGACATgtgaaaaatttatataaatatcataatatttataatataaataataaattaatgttAATGCGAGACTCCATGGAATTGTATAAAACTCATTTTGACGACGTATTATTTTTTGcagatatatttaatatgagAAAATATATCACTGCCACCccaacatataaaaaagtaataGATCGCGTCTATCATACCTTGCATAGTATTATGGGAAATTCTGTCAATTTTTACAATTATGGTATTATATATGGCTTTAAagtaaataaagatatattaaaagaagtgGTTGACGAACTGTTTtccatttataattttaacacAGATATATTTTCAGATACTTCGTTTCTACAAACAGTTTATTTACTATTTAGAAGAATAGAAGAAACGTACAGGACACAACGAAGAGATGACAGGatg agTGTTAATAACGTTTTTTTCATGAATGTGGCAAATAATTATTCGAAATTAAACAAAGAAGAACGAGAAAAAGAAATCCATAATTCTATGGCATCACGATATTATGCGAAAACCATGTTTGCAGCATTTCAAATGTTGTTTTCCACAATGTTAAGTAATAATGTGGATCATCTTGATAAAGCATATGGATTAAGTGAAAATATCCAGGTAGCAACAAGTACGTCCGCATTTCTTACATTTGCATATGTATATAACGGAAGTATTATGGATAGTATGACGAACAGTTTGTTGCCACCATATGCTAAAAAACCAATAACACAattaaaatatggaaaaacaTTCGTTTTCTCCAACTATTTCATGCTAGCATCCAAAATGTACGATATgttgaattataaaaatttaagtcTTTTATGTGAATACCAGGCAGTAGCAAGTGCGAATTTCTACTCTGCCAAAAAAGTAGGTCAATTTATTGGCAGAAAATTTTTACCCATAACTACATATTATCTTATTTTCAGAATTAGTTGGACACATGCTATTACAACAGGATGTCATTTAATTCCACAATTAACAGATCCGAAATATGATGCTAATAGCGTTTCTACTGGTAAACATTGTTCAGGTTATCATAGTACTGATTCTTCTAGTATAACTAATTCTTATAAATCCCCTCAAAGTTTTTTCTTCAGTCACTCACTTGCTGGTCAAGCATCacaatatttgtttttttattttttcactAATTTATATCTTGATGCCGGCAAACATTTTCCTGGAGGGTTTGGTCCTGCAATAAAAGAACAAACACAACATGTTAGTGAAAAAACATACGAACGCAAACCTTCCGTTCATAGTTTTAATAGAAATTTTTTCATGGAATTAGCTAACGGGTTCATGTACgccttttgtttttttacgATTTCACAAATGTATgcatattttgaaaatattaatttttatattacgaGTAATTTCCGTTTCTTGGAAAGATATTATGGAGTATTCAATAAGTATTTTATAAACTATGCAAGAACAAAACTTAAAGAATTCACAAGTgatcttttaataaaatatcaacGTGAAGCATacttaaatatgaaaaaatatgggTATTTAGGTGAAGTTATTGCTTCAAGATTGTCGCCCAAAGATAAAATCATGAATTATTTGCACGACACTAACGAGGAAACCATGAGTAATTTAAGAAGATACGATATGGAACATGCTTTCAAAAACAAAATGGCTACATATGTAGATGATTTTGCTTTTTTTGACGATTGTGGCAAAAACGAACAGTTTTTAAACGAAAGATGTGATTACTGTCCTGTCGTTGAAGAAGTGGAAGAAACACAACTACAACCACAATTACTCTCACACACTGATGAGACCACGAATGTATCCAAGGAATCAACGAGTACCTATATTGatgttgaaaaaataaatgaatcgGTATCGGTAGAAAGTGACGATGAAAAGGATTTAGATGTACCCGACGATGAATTAATGGTTGCAAGATTTCactaa
- a CDS encoding serine/threonine protein kinase, with translation MSFSNTCSLSNNSNSSSSSEDATSGKLQYTESDDEGSDEYCEGGYHPVKINEIYNNRYRIEGKLGWGHFSTVWVATDLKSKPLKFVAIKIQKGSETYTESAKCEINYLNTVKVNSFDSSWVELKEQQRERLFHYNMTKGVVSFIDSFEHKGPNGTHICMVFEFMGPNLLSLIKHYDYKGIPLNLVRKIATHVLIGMQYLHDVCKIIHSDIKPENVLVSPLTTIPKPKDYTKDKIKPNKTNEVEKKENDKNEDKKLNTTMNNNINTNISEQNEFINDTKKNDKNIKYDEKYTSSKENVKDNISFVNHPNDTNQKNNLNNNISDNNNIPSNIQMEIQSAINKNEKNEKNEKNEKDSYINNSLKNDDQNYKREDMQYNDSQEAITEYDILNVKNNISSKEKINDYDSPNGNKNKNIINNQCEDNSINIYNNKNNNIQTSNINDNTVDEKINNISKNSVSNNTQNNNDSEKNDIVYEQQLVSEDILKKKTKKKKKKNINEPPYVKHKLRPSNSDPSLLTSYSNIHALQETLTRKPYHYNTYFLNNPEKYRDSKMNPYLHRLPNDYLKKFDQDESDEIEEEDDHSDIDQNKNQLEGNLPNSKCQNSNGVYKFFEKDINKFPIYCDMFNHLIHPEALRLHDLYMKNKKNIDSNNTMNDLGNNQNSHKVVYINTEDGDYCIRPYDPSVYYHEKSCYKICDLGNSLWIDESRYAEIQTRQYRAPEVILKSGFNETADIWSFACMVFELVTGDFLFNPQKGDRYDKNEEHLSFIIEVLGNIPKHMIDAGYNSHKYFNKNNYRLKNIRNIKKYGLYKILKYKYNLPEKEISPLCSFLLPMLSVDPQTRPSAYTMLQHPWLNMVSLEEGDDMYINDESYSINNDRNIKNNSNSNNFIYDDHKGSKSKNSSNRKKIDVNYKIGNNGNNGYNDHYYNKNYKHDKNFNDVVEQQPEQHVHANYKNDVVHAILCEKPYNSNNVISYSNNKGHKNNLDFNYSQHKNDNNSSGHNISLNTNDYTFNSDYIANMMDNDIYRKHIIKNIPPHEISKLKDGKNFKAYNESIQYAMDDFQQYNENHFEYKYNKRFEQPHHIKGMKHNNDDYEEEEDDDDDDDDDEDEEDADNDDDDDDEDYEDEDNYDEDEYDEGQEHHTDQDEQDNKNKKQEQHKYGEEYNYAHYENKMGYNKNIQQYSYTNNNDDKNNLCEAQNNYILKNKTDINFKECTPRNNIKKEIKHDKYQSSKIINQKDNYWNYQIKENTKLREHAKKQHYNNNNNISNINNNNITNQIDTKDKKSPNSQDLSSNNCMDQKHGALQKMDMNQKTNQDKPLNEEENLFENRDDQNVNKINCKVINKKSPCAYT, from the coding sequence ATGAGTTTTAGTAATACGTGCTCACTATCCAATAACAGTAACAGCTCTAGTAGCAGTGAAGATGCTACTTCTGGTAAATTGCAATATACCGAAAGTGATGATGAAGGAAGTGATGAATATTGCGAAGGAGGTTATCACCCAGTtaaaattaatgaaatatataataatagataTAGAATTGAGGGAAAATTAGGATGGGGACATTTTTCAACCGTTTGGGTTGCTACTGATTTAAAAAGTAAACCTTTAAAATTTGTTGCtataaaaattcaaaaagGATCAGAAACTTATACTGAATCAGCCAAATGtgaaattaattatttaaatacagTCAAAGTTAATTCTTTTGATTCTTCATGGGTTGAATTAAAAGAACAACAAAGAGAAAGattatttcattataatatgaCCAAAGGTGTTGTTTCTTTTATTGATAGTTTTGAACATAAAGGACCAAATGGTACTCATATTTGTATGGTCTTTGAATTTATGGGTCCTAATCTATTATCCCTAATAAAACATTATGATTATAAAGGAATTCCATTAAATTTGGTTAGAAAAATTGCTACACATGTATTAATAGGAATGCAATATTTACATGATGTatgtaaaataatacatagtGATATCAAACCAGAAAATGTTTTGGTCTCACCATTAACTACTATTCCAAAACCAAAGGATTATAccaaagataaaataaaaccaaATAAAACTAACGAggttgaaaaaaaagaaaatgataaaaatgaagataagaaattaaatactacaatgaataataatataaatacaaatataagtgaacaaaatgaatttattaatgatacaaaaaagaatgataaaaatataaaatatgatgaaaaatatacaagCAGTAAAGAAAATgttaaagataatatatccTTTGTAAATCATCCAAATGATACTAATCAAAAGAATAatctaaataataatataagtgataataataacataccAAGTAATATACAAATGGAAATACAATCtgcaataaataaaaatgaaaaaaatgaaaaaaatgaaaaaaatgagaaggattcatatataaacaattctcttaaaaatgatgatcaaaattataaaagagAAGATATGCAATATAATGACAGCCAAGAAGCGATTACCGaatatgatattttaaatgttaaaaataatatatcttctaaagaaaaaataaatgattatGATTCACCCaatggaaataaaaataaaaatataataaataatcaaTGTGAAGACAATTCCatcaacatatataataacaaaaataataatattcaaacaagtaatattaatgataacaCTGTTGacgaaaaaattaataatatatcaaaaaatagtGTGTCAAATAATAcgcaaaataataatgattccGAAAAAAACGACATTGTTTATGAACAACAATTGGTAAGTgaagatattttaaaaaaaaaaaccaaaaaaaaaaaaaaaaaaaatataaatgaacctCCATATGTTAAACATAAACTGAGACCATCAAATTCGGATCCTTCCTTGCTCACATCTTATTCTAATATACATGCACTTCAAGAAACGTTGACAAGGAAAccatatcattataataccTATTTTTTAAACAACCCTGAAAAATATAGAGATAGTAAAATGAATCCATATTTGCACAGATTGCCAAATGACTACTTGAAAAAATTCGATCAAGATGAAAGTGATGAAATAGAAGAGGAGGATGATCATTCAGATATAGATCAAAATAAGAACCAGTTAGAGGGTAACCTGCCAAATAGTAAATGTCAAAACTCTAACGGTgtgtataaattttttgaaaaagatattaataaatttccCATATACTGCGACATGTTTAATCATCTTATACATCCAGAAGCTTTACGATTAcatgatttatatatgaaaaataaaaaaaacattgaTTCTAATAATACAATGAATGATTTAGGTAATAATCAAAATAGTCATAAAGtagtatatattaatactgAAGATGGAGACTATTGCATTAGGCCATACGACCCATCTGTTTATTATCATGAAAAATCATGTTATAAAATTTGCGACTTAGGAAATAGTTTGTGGATAGATGAATCAAGATATGCCGAAATCCAAACTAGACAATATAGAGCCCCTGAagttattttaaaaagtgGGTTCAATGAAACAGCAGATATATGGTCTTTTGCATGCATGGTATTCGAATTAGTAACAGGAGACTTTTTATTTAATCCACAAAAAGGTGAtagatatgataaaaatgaagaacatTTAAGTTTTATAATTGAAGTGTTAGGAAATATACCAAAGCATATGATTGATGCAGGGTATAACTcccataaatattttaataaaaataattatcgacttaaaaatataagaaatattaaaaaatatggattatataaaatattaaaatataaatataatcttCCTGAAAAGGAAATTAGCCCTTTATGTAGTTTCTTATTACCCATGTTATCTGTAGATCCACAAACTCGCCCCTCAGCATACACCATGCTTCAACACCCATGGCTTAATATGGTATCATTAGAGGAAGGGGATGACATGTATATTAATGATGAATCATATTCAATTAATAATGAtagaaacataaaaaataatagtaatagtaataatttcATCTATGATGACCATAAGGGTagtaaaagtaaaaattcttcaaatagaaaaaaaattgatgTAAACTACAAGATTGGAAATAATGGAAATAATGGTTATAAcgatcattattataataaaaattataaacatgataaaaattttaacgATGTTGTAGAACAACAACCAGAACAACATGTGCAtgcaaattataaaaatgatgttgTGCATGCAATTTTGTGCGAAAAACcatataattcaaataatgtCATTTCATACAGTAATAACAAAGGACACAAAAATAATTTGGATTTTAATTATTCAcaacataaaaatgataataattcaagCGGACATAACATTTCATTAAATACAAATGATTATACATTTAATTCTGATTATATTGCTAATATGATGGATAATGACATATATAGAAaacacataataaaaaatattcctcCACATGAAATATCAAAACTAAAAGATGGTAAAAATTTTAAGGCATATAATGAATCTATACAATATGCAATGGATGATTTTCAACAATACAATGAAAATCATTTTGagtacaaatataataagagATTTGAACAACCACATCATATAAAAGGAATGAAACATAACAATGATGATTATGAGGAAGAggaagatgatgatgatgatgatgatgatgatgaagatgaagaagatgctgataatgatgatgatgacgatgatgaagattatgaagatgaagataattatgatgaagatgaataTGATGAAGGACAAGAACATCATACTGATCAAGATGAACAAGacaacaaaaacaaaaaacaagAACAACATAAATATGGTGAAGAATATAATTATGCacattatgaaaataaaatgggttataataaaaatattcaacaatattcatatacaaataataatgatgataaaaataatttatgtgaggcacaaaataattatatattaaaaaacaaaacagatataaattttaaagaatGTACACCACGaaataatatcaaaaaagaaataaaacatGATAAATATCAATCCagtaaaattataaatcaaAAAGATAATTATTGGAATTACCAAATCAAAGAAAACACAAAATTAAGAGAACACGCAAAAAAACaacattataataacaacaataatatcagtaatatcaataataataatataacgaACCAAATAGATACCAAAGATAAGAAATCACCAAATTCACAAGATTTATCAAGCAATAACTGTATGGATCAAAAACATGGTGCATTACAAAAAATGGATATGAACCAAAAAACAAACCAAGACAAACcattaaatgaagaagaaaatttatTCGAAAATAGAGATGACCAGAATGTTAATAAAATCAATTGTAAAGTTATTAACAAAAAATCACCTTGCGCATATACTTAA